A window of Loxodonta africana isolate mLoxAfr1 chromosome 3, mLoxAfr1.hap2, whole genome shotgun sequence genomic DNA:
ACCTCTGGGCTAACTACCAGGGCCTCCTCCCCACACTTCCTGCCCAGCGGATGACTTCCATTCCTCTTTTATCAACAACATAGAAGCCATCTGAAGAGAACCTCTCAGACACTCCCACCTCCACATCTAACCACTTAGAAACATCTATTTCCCAGACCCTGCCTTCCCTCCTGTTACTATGAAAGACACGCCCATGCTCCCATCTGAGGCCACCCCCTACACTCAGGCATTGATCTCATACACTTTTGCCTACTTGAATACATCAACAATTCTCACTCCTCTCATGAAGTCATCAATTTATCCTTTCTTTTggatcatttccatcaccactgAAACATCCTTTAATGTCTCCCACATTAGGAAAAAAAGCAATCCCTTGACCCCCCTACAGTCTCCTTCATCACCATCCCATTTCTCTCTTCTCTGCACAAAACTTCTTGAAAGAGCTGTCTCTGTGCACTATCTCCAATTTCTTTCCTCCCATTTTCTGCTTAACCCACTCTCTCAACAGACTTTTGCCCTCATCTACCAGGACAGCTCTCATCCAGGTCACCAGGCACTGTACCCTGACCAGCTCTCAATCCTGCTCTTCCTACAGCTATTAGCAGCATTCGCCTCATGGGTTCCTACCTCCTCCTGGCAACACTTTCTTACCTGGGCTCCCAGGAGAATGTTCTTTTAGACCACTCCAACATCCCTGGCTGCTGCTCCTCCTCCTTGCTGCTTCCTCATCGTCCCTGAACCTGAAGTGCCCCAGGGTGCAGAGTCCTTCTCATCTTTATCTATCCATGCTCTCTGGCATCTCTCACCTAGGGCGTGCTGCCTTTAACTATGACCCCAAGTCTATGTGTGCAGCCTCTACCTTGGCCCTGAACTCCAGACTCATACGGGCAATGGCCTCCTTGACATCTCTAGTCTCAGGTGTCTAGTAGACCACCCTCACCCTCAAGCCCCCACCCTCACCCTAGGATCCTACCTCCACTTCTTCACCCTCACTGTCAACTCCCTACCCTCACCTGCACCTCCCTACCTTTAATCTTCCTTATTCCTACAAGCCCATGAGCCCACACTTACCCCCTAGATCTCATTCTCACCCTCGCCACCTCCCCATGCATCCCCACCTCTCTGCTCTCCATCCTCATCCCACCCTCACCCCACTCCTCACCTGCGTGCCCTTATCTctggttttcttttctctcctctacATTTATCCCAACTTCTGgggctttgcacttgctgttccctctgcttggaacTTTTCCTGGCTTTTCTTGTGTCTGATCTCTTTGCATCCTTCAGAGTTTCATGCCCCCCTCTGTCCATGGTTGTCTAGTGTGGCCCTCAGCTCCACCCCCTCCCAGCTGCCCTTCATCACATCATTACTTCATAGCATTTAATATAGGTTGTAACTATTATTTGTGGACTTGCTTCAACTTGGCTGGCAGGTCCCTTTCTGTGTCTCAGTGCATAGTACAACATCTGGCTCATGGTAGATGCTTAATGAATACTAGTCAAATGGATGAAGACATGAAtgggtaaattaaaaaaacacacaattaTTAGGAACATCTTGCCTCTCCTGCCCCTCCAAAGGGAAACAAATGCATCATCCGTTCACAAAGCACACACCAGTTTTTGTAaaccagctccaccacttactagggGTAACATTCTCTACCTCCTAAGGCTGTTGTCAGGAGTAAAGGAGTGAATACAATGAAAGAGCTTTGACTAGTACCTTGGCCCACAAGCATTAgccactgttgttattgttacttgGAACACATATGGAGCCAGGGCTAGGGAGGgctcttaaagaaaaaaacagagagctTTGCTTAGAATTTACTTCCTTCTTCTGGCAAACTCTTACTTATCCTGCAAAACCCAGCTCAAtattaccttatttttttttccccctaactgATCAGTAAACCATTATTTAACGAGCACCTTCTGTGGGTGAGGCTCTGGACTTGACTGTGATTACAAGAGGCTCAGAGACAGGGACTGTCTTCACAGAACTCAGGATAACATAGGCAGTATACAAGGGGCAGCatacacagaagaaagcaaacaacattgtttaaaaaaaaaactttagtggAGATAGGTACAGGAACGGAGACAAAATAACACTGGGATAAACAAGCATtcagagggcactgggtttgaaACAAGCATTCACCAGGCAAGAACAGCAGACGGGGCCCTCCTGGAAAGGCTGGTGCTGGGTGTAGGAGCTTAATTATTTGTGAGCCTAGTATGTGCAGGAGGGAGGggtctggtggggcagtggttaagcacttggctggtaactgaaaggtctgtggttggaacccatccagcaggtccttgggagaaaagacctggtgatctgcccacacaaagattacagcctaggaagccctatggggtagttctactctgccatatagggtcgctatgagttggcatctacTCGACCGGCACTGagttggcttttttggtttagcaCCTAAGGGCATTGCACATGCAAATTCCATTGACGTCTTATCCCGTTATCCGGGGGCAGGCCCTATTCTACCTCAGCTCTGAGGCTCTAAGAGAATCAGTAACTTAGTCGAGAGTCAACACCAGCGAAAGGCAGAACTGGGGTTTCTGGGTCTCTCATTCTTACTCCTAAGCACTGGTGTCTGTCTAGGGGCACTGGCTGCTCTCTGGAGTCCCCAGTTAACTGCGGAGGAAATGGGGCCCGCGCGGCTGGGCTTCTGCACCGGGAGGGAACGGGTCTAGCCTCGGACCCTGCACTACCCGGCGATCCTGCGGCTCTGGGCTCGGTTCTGCCATCCCAGGCAGGATCCAGTCTGAGCGTCTGCCCCTCGCCTGGTGCAGTCCTATCCAGCCCGCACCATGGCGCTCCGCCTTCCTTCCTCCGGGGAGGGGATGCTGTCCAGGGGCGGCCGCGGGAGCAAATATTCCGGCACGCTTCCCACAGACACTGTGCCACTGGGGGAAGGGGGACGCGAGAACAGCGCCCGAGTGACGCGGCGGCCCAGCGCGCAAGAGGCGTTGCCTGCGAGTCACCCCGAGGACAGCGGGACAGGGAATTCCTAGGGTGGGAGTGAAGGTGGTGGGAGAGGTGGGGACAGGGGGAGGCTGGGCGGAGGGGGGAGTGCCTTGGTTCAAAGGGCCAAAGGCAAGACAGCTTTTGCCGCCCCAGTGGCCTGACCTTCCAGAGCCCCCTCAGGGGGCTGGAGAGACCCGGAGGGCGTCAGCTTCCCTCAAGAGGCCGGCTCCCAGCTGGGCCTTCGCCAGAGTCACAGGACCGGGCTCCTCCCCACGCCACCCTACCACCCTTCCTGCGTGTGGTGCTCCAGGCCTCAGCCAGAGCGCAGCACGGTCGCTTCATCGCGTCCTGCCCCGGCTGCTGGTCGTCCCTTCGGGCCTTTGCGGGGCAAAGCGGGCACCGCGGACCCGGACCAAGAAGGTAGGAGGGACGGGCCCTCGGGCTGAGGAGCTCCGCGGACGCTCGCCGTCCCTTTGCGCTCACCCAGCGCCGTCCTGAGCGATCCCTGCAGATGTCGGGAGCTCTCTTCGCGGCCCCGGAGGGCCCGGGTGCCCTGGACGCTGCGAGCGGCCACCCGCTTGTGTGCCCGCTGTGCCACTCGCAATACGAGCGCCCGTGCCTGCTGGACTGCTTCCACGATTTCTGCGCCGGTTGCCTGCGTGGCCGCGCCTCCGACGGCCGCCTCACCTGCCCTTTGTGCCAGTGAGTGCCCAAAAGCCCCAAGAGACTATGCTGGAGGCCAAAGTTGGCTCCGCCTGGACCCGGCCCTGGTGCAGGGAGGGCAAGGCACCGACTAGGGGCAGAGCTGGTGGGGAAAGGCTGCGCCCAGCTGGGCGCTATCGGCGCTAGGACTCGCAGGCTTCCGCCCATTTAATGGTAGCAGTTAACCGAGGCCCGGGGGTGGGGAGGCCGGTGTCCTGAGCCTGTGCTGCAGGAGCACGGGGTCTCAGTACAGCGTCACGACCCTCCCAGTAATTCGCTTCTGGGCCCCAGAAGTCTTAGGTCAACATAACCGACTGGCCCACGTTACCAGGCAGTGGCCAtaaatatttgcccaatgcagtaagaGGGTGTTGGGCGGTTTCTGCCTTTGACACCCATGGTCGCCAACCCCAGGACCTGGCAGGATTCGCCTGGGACAGGGAGGGGGTAGGGACCCGATCAGGGTGAGCACTGTCCTGCCCTGAGATATTTATAGTGGAAGCCAGATACTATACAGCCCGACCTCCCACGGCTATTTTTAGCCACAGTCTGGAATGTGGGGGTTAAGGGTCGGGGGCCGGGGAAGCGGCTCCCTGATCCCGGCTTCATGCTCTCCGCAGGCACCAGACCGTGGTGAAGGGCCCCAGCGGGCTCCCGCCAGTGGACCGGCTGCTGCAGTTCCTGGTAGACAGCTCCGCAGATAGCGCAGAGGCGGTGCGCTGTGCTAACTGCGACCTGGAGTGCGGCAAGCAGGCAGGGGCCGTCGGGTGGGGTGGGAAGAGGCAATGATGCGAAGGTGCACAGTCCCAGATGCTTGCAGTGCACAGCCAAGAGTCCTCAGTGGACTATCCACCAGTGGGTTCTCTAATACCTCCCTAAAGCTCCCTGGGCCCTGAATGTGGGCCCCATTATACCGGTGGGGAGACTGAGATCCAGAATAAGTGACTTAATAGCCAGGTAGTAGGCTTAAGGTCGTTTGAGTTGGGGCGAGCTCACAGGTTCCCAACTTTGGGTGGAGTTGTGAGCAGGAAGGGGCTGGGCCAGCCCCCCTACTACCTAGGTAGGTGTACACAGCTACCTAAAGCCCAAGGGGAAGTGAGAACAGTGCATTGTTTGGGAGGGATGTCCCTGCCCCTGAGTCTAGAAAAGACCAAAGAACCAGAGGCCAGGCTTCAGGCAGGTGGGGTTTTGTCCTGTGAAGGTGGGGACCAGCCTGCAGGAGCAAAAGCTAGAGTGTGCTGAGCAGTTGCTGAGAAACATGTGACCTGGGAGTACAGAGATGATCAGAGTGGCTGCAGGCAGGGAGACAGCCCTAGAGGGAAATGGCCTTGAATGCCAATGTAAGGAGTTGGGATTTGCTGTCAGAACCACTGTTGGGGTCAGTGCCAGGGCTCAGCCCAGGCTAGGACTCTCAGCCCTGATTCTGGCCTGTGAAAAGGAAGCCCTATGCCCTCACTCCCCTTCTGTCATCCTGCGGAGCTGTGACTCCAGTTTGGCCACTACTGAGGGCCCCAAGGGGGTttgagagagacacacacacacacacacacacacacacacttgtttGTTGCAGGTAACATGCTTTGTAAATGCAGTTTCTGCCCTCCTTCCCCCTGAATACTCCTCCCCAAGTCCCTTCCAGGTATCTGCTCTTTACTGGGCCTACTAACCTAGTAGCCTCAgcgtcctcatctgtaaactgggtaTATTAGAGCACTGCCTGTAGGGATTACACAGAATGGCTGGGGTTTAGCGGCGGGCCTATTCCAGGCGCGGACAGACGCGCGAAACGATCCGTGGCGGTGGCAGTTACCACGCTGGCCGGGGTCCAGCTTCGCCACCGCTGCCCGCTGGCCGGCTGAGCCCGCGCTCCGCCCACAGGACGCAGAGACCACTTACTTCTGCAACACGTGCGGGCAGCCGCTGTGCGCGCGCTGCCGCGACGAGACCCACCGGGCGCGTATGTTTGCGCGCCACGACATCGTGGCCCTAGGCCAGCGCAGCCGCGACGTGCTCCCGAAGTGCCGTGAGTGCGGCGGACCGGCcgtgggcagggggcagggggccGCGGGCTGGGGTGGGGATGAGAGTGGGGGTCAGCGCGGCCCGCCAGGAACCAGTGACGGTCGTCCCCGCCTCAGCGCTACACGCCGAGCCCTACATCATGTTCTCCACCGACAAGAAGTCGCTGCTGTGCATCCGCTGCTTCCGGGACATGCAGGGGTGAGTCGAGGGGgcgggaggggagggggctggaGGGCGCCGCGACCCAAGCTCACCCGCAGCCTCCCAGCAGGGAGGGCCGGGCCCACTGCGTAGATCTGGAGTCAGCGTACGTGCAGGGCTGCGAGCGTCTGGAGCAAGCGGTGCTGGTGAGCGCCGGGCGGAGGCGCGCCGGGGCGGGGCGCGGGCGCGGACGCCGGACTGAAGCCGCCCTGTCCCCAGGCCGTGAAGGTGCTGCAGACGGCCACGCGGGAGGCCATCGCGCTGCTTCAGGCTATGGTGGAGGAGGTGCGGCGCAGCGCGGCCGACGAAGAGGCCGCCATCCACGCCCTCTTTGGCAGCATGCAGGTGAGGGCCGGGAGAGGGCAGCCACAGGCTGTGAGTTCTAAGCCAGCTTTGATGGGCGCGCAGGCTGAGGGCAGGGCAGGCCCCGGGGCCGCGGGAGTTGGCAGTTGTGCAGGGTGGCAGGCACTGAACAACTTTTCAGAAGTTACTTAATTAGAGTTGCCAGGAGTGTTCCAGGGGAGGCCACctgggccctgggctggtgtcAATGGAGATGGGGGATCAGGGAAGGCTTTGCTGACCAAGTGAGTTTGATGGTGATGGTACAGGCCTCTCAGGCAGCAGAGTGCAGGAAGATAGGCCGCTGGCACATGTAGCAGGTCTGATAGGTTGGGGAATAATGAGCCTCTGGCTGGTGTTCAGGTGGGTGGTGGGCTGTCCAGAGATGGCAGGCAGTGTACCTGTCAGCAGCGGTTTCTCTCTCCCAGGACAAACTGGCTGAGAGGAAAGCACTACTGCTGCAGGCTGTGCAGAGGTGAGTGGTGGTGGGTCTCCACCTCCCTGCCCCTTGGCCTCTGTAACCCCCCTCAGCCTGGGCCTGGCCCCAGGGAGCGAGACATCTTGTGTCCACCGCACTGAGAAGGGCAGCATGGCTCAGGGTGACAGGTGACAGGGAGGATGTACAAGGCTGCCCACAACCCACCTCCACCTGTGGGGAGTGGACTGCCCAGTTTGGAGGCCCTGCTGGGTGGAAGTGCCCAGCCTTGCCCTTGGGAATGAGGCTGCCTGTCTCTCCTCCAGCCAATATGAAGAGAAGGACAAGGCCTTCAAGGAGCAGCTCACCCACTTGGCCACCCTGCTGCCCACCCTGCAGGTAAGGGGGGAAGAGCTGAGGGGTGCAGGCCCCCTCCCTGGCCAGGCACTGAGCATTGGCCCTCCCACAGGTTCACCTGGTCATCTGCTCCTCTTTCCTCAGCTTAGCCAACAAGGCTGAGTTCCTGGACCTGGGCTATGTGAGTCTCCCCAGCTCCTGTGAGGTCCTCCCAGAACCCCCTCCTGCACCCCTCCCTTGCTGCCACCTCTGGGTGTGGCAGTTTGTGACAGGGAGGCTGAGCCATGTGTCTCTGGGCTTGCCTGCTCACCTTCATCCATCATTTATTAGAGTTGGGACAGACCAAGTGCTTTTAAGAGAGAAGCCTGGAAGGGGTGTAAACCTCCAGTCCTCCAGGATGCCGAGTGTGTACTAGAGTCTGGCATCCCATCTCTCCTGGGGATCCAGGGGATGGAGGTCTGAGCCAGTCCCAGGGGAGGAGTGGCGCTTAGAAAGGGTACCAGGTCAAGTGTCACAGACAGACTTGCCCTGGGGGCCTCAGGGGTGCTAATCCGGCCACCAACGCAGGCCTGAGCACACCTCCCGCCGCCACAGGAGCTGATGGCCAGGTTGCAGGGCATCGTCACGAGGCCGCATCGCCTAAGGCCGGCGCAGAGCAGCAAGGTGTGCGGGCGGCCGGGTTCAGGGGCCGGCGGGGCCGGGGTTGGGGGCCGGCAGACCCCGCGAGGCGTCCTGACGCCTGGTCCCGCCGCCCAGATCGCCAGCGACCACCGCGCCGAGTTCGCACGCTGCCTGGAGCCGCTGCTGCTACTGGGGCCGCGCCGGGCGGCGGGTGCTGGCGGCGGCGCCGGCACGTGAGCACAAGCCCCTTCCGGGTCCGGGACAAGGGCGGCGGGCGGAGGGTCCGGCACGTCGCCCAGGAAAGGCCGCGTGCCGGGGGCAAAGAGACTGCAGGCGGCGGGCTCCAAGACGCGGGCCGCCCCTGCGGGACATCCGGCCCAGGACGTGCGCTCCGGTCCCTCCCTCCCCGGTGCTCCCAGAGCGTTATCTGGGCTCTGACGGCCGCCACGCGGGAAGGCGTGTCTGCCAACCAGAAAGCAGCCGTCGGGGACCCCGGACCGAGACCCGTGCCAGACCCGGCGCGGCGTTCAGCCAGAGGAAGATGTGGGGCTGCCCCCAACCGCCGCTGCAGTTGCCACCACCCTGCTTGGGGCTCCTAGGGCCTGAGGGAAGGGACAGCTTGGGGGTGGGACCTGGGCATGGCCCAGCCTGTGTAGCCTGAAGCGTGGGGAGTGGCCTGAGCCAGAGGATGTAGAAGAAACGCCGAAATAGCATTTCTGTACCTAAGGCGGAAGTCAGGGCCCTAGACCAAGGCAAGGGAGACTGGGTGTCAGGCCACATTTCCATAGCCCAGTATGTAAGTGATTGCAAGATTTATTCCAGACCAGCACTGTGGCACCCTGCCAGACTCACCGTTTTAGAAAATACCCATGCTGATAGAATTGGTCTTGGGTGTGGCCTTGGCACCAGGGTTTTTCCCAGCTCTACAGTGGTTCTGATATGCAGTCTGGCTGAGAAGGCCATGCTAGAGCACTGAGCAGTCCAGGGCCTGGGATAGGGGAAGACCTCTAGCCCCCAACACCTGTGTCCACACTGGCTCTCTCCCCAGCCTGGCAGGGGGCTCAGGCCCCAAGGTGCTGATGGGGCATGGCTGCCACTCCTCAGGGGAAAAGATGTTGAGGTCGCCTGTCCAAAAACCCACGCTGCACCGTTCCATGAGCACCAAGGTGCTCCTGGCCGAAGGCGAAGCCACGCCTTTCACAGACCACTGCCGCCACTATGAGGACTCCTATCGGGTGAGAAGAGCCCGGATTGTGATGTAGAAAAAGCCCCAGCCCTCCCTCACCAAGGTGCAGTGATGCTCTGCAGGCAGCCTGAATAGTCAGATCTAGATCTGGCCACCCACTCTGGAAACCGCCCCTCCCCTGAGGCCCTGGCAGTGAACAGCCAGCCTGCAGTGACCACGTGCTCTCCTGTGGCCTCTCCATGCAGAGCCTGCAGTCAGAGATCCAGAACCTGAAGGACCAGGTCCAGGAGTTGCATCGGGACCTCACCAAGCACCACTCACTCATCAAGGCTGAGATCATGGCAGACATCCTCCACAAGTCCCTGCAGGTGGACACCCAGATCGCCTTGCAGTGTGCCTCTGTGGAAGCCATGAGAACAGTCTTCGAGGAGGTAGCCCTCCCAAGAAACATAATCCAGTTGCGCCATGACTTCCCTCCAGTCTCCCAATGTCAGGATAGACATGGGCTACCCCACcacaggaaggaggaggaagcCCTTGGCCTGGTGCGCCATGAGGCTTTTGTGTGGCAGTTTTGGGAACCTAGTAGTCTTTGCTACCCGGAATCACGTAGGCCTGGCTTGGGAGTGCCTTGTGACTAAGGAGCTAAAGGACAGAAAAGCCACCATTGGAAATTCCAACTCACTGCCCCATCCAACATCCAACTTACTTTCTCTTTCAGATTTGGGAGGAGTCCTACCAGCGTGTGGCTAATGAGCAAGAAATTTATGAAGGTTCCCAGGCTACTGAGTGAACCCCATGTCCCCAAGCTAACCCACACATACCCAGGGGAAAGAAGTCAGAGTAAAGCACTAACCAATGAAAGTCCTCATGCTATTGCCTTTTGCTCTCTGACCCTGCATCACAACCCCttccaaaacccaaactcattgccattgagtcgattccgactcatagcgaccctataaagacagagtagaactgccccacagggtctccaaggctgtaaatccttacagaaacagactgccacatctttctcctgtggagtagctggtgggtttgaaccgctgaccttttggttagcagccgaaccactgcatcaccagggctccttcacaaccCTTTACTGGCCCCAAAATGATTCATCTGAGGTCAGGACTCTGGGTACAATGCCCTCACCGAGTGCCTTGTTCTTTAATAGGTAATTATTGAAACAGTCGATGTTTGGGTGATGCCAGGCTTGATATTAAGAATCTGAAGTCAACAGGACATAACTCTCTGGCCTTGGCCTCCACAGCCCAGCTCCATGACCTTCTCCAATTGAAGCAGGAAAATGCCTACCTGACCACCATCACTAAGCAGATAACTCCCTATGTCCGTTCCATTGCCAAGGTGAAGGAGCGATTGGAGCCCAGGTGAGACAAGGTGATGTTCCCAGGGGGCCAAGACACTTCAGAATGTATATTTGCAAAAGGTATCAGACATTCAGAAGAACTCCTTTCAGGGGAGTCAGTTGGTGAGGTCATGAGGGCTCACTGTGGACATCTGGGAGGATAAGGTGCTGGACATCTGGCAAAAACATGGTCAGAGTGAATTTCTGCTTCTAGGCACACTATAGCCTACCTTTAGCCCTCAGGCGTAGGTCAAACCAGAAGACACTTCTTGGGTTGTAATGCAGGTCTCAATTGATCCAGGCAGTAGTATATAGAAGGGGGAACAGGGACTTCATCATCACATGGTCAAGATAAACAAGTAAGTCTTAGAAAGAATACaactggaatgttccttagaagcgaggatggcaagacttcagcttgcttactttggacgcatcatcaggaagaccaatcgctagagaaAAAATTatgtttggtaatgtagagggtcaaggaaaacCCCCAAtgggatgggttgacacaataacctcaacagtgggctcaaacatgtcaaagattgtaaagatggcacagaatgaggcagtatttcattctgttgtacataaggttgccatgagttggagccaactcaacaactAAGAACAAGGAGATAAGCAAAGTCTAGACAAGAATCTGGACTAGGCTCTCTCAACACTATATTCAAGCATCAAAAGGTGTTACAGTGGCAGAGCACATCTTAGTGGCAAGTCTTCAACATGTCTGTCACTTGAGTCACTCAGCTCCAGGATGGACTGGTTGTCCTGTATGATGCACAGCTCTCAGTCTGGGATCTCTTCCCCCCTTCCAGGGAGTTCCCTTTGCCTGCTTCTGTGTTAGATCTCCTGTTTCCTCTTTCATATTTTGGTGGAGCCATTCCCCCAGTTGCATCTGGATAAAGGGTGCACAGAAGTACATTGTTTTTAGACAGTGTAAgtctgaaaatgtttttaatttttttttacacttgaCCGATAGTTTCACTGGGTATTAAATTCTTCAGAATTTTGAAGGCATCGCTCTGTTGTCTTCTAGCTTCCAAGGTTGTTGTTGAGAAGCCTAAAGGCATTCCGGTTCCTAATCCTTGTAATGTAGCCTATTTATTCTCCTTGGAAGCTTGTAGaatcttctttgcttctggtgaGGGTATACTTCCATCCATCGTGTTAGATACTGATGGATCCTTTTAACCTGGAAACTCACATCCTTCAGTTTtggcatgtatatatacattttaaactAATTAGTTGTCTCTTCACATTTTCTCTTCCTGGAATTCCTATTATTGAATATTGGTCCTCTTGGGCTGGCCCTCAAATTAACCTTATCTTTCTTATCtgatcttctttgtctttttgctgtaccTTCTGGGAGATTTCCTCACTTTATTTTCCAACCTCTCTATTCATTTCTGCTATATtgctttttaattattgttttaattctgctatattatttaaattttcttcttgTAATACTGTTCTtttctcaaaggagccctggtggcacagtagttaagcagttgactgctaactgaaaggtcagtgatttacacccacaagctgctccatgggagaaagatgcggcagcctgtttctgtaatgaaaaccctatgcggcagttctactctgtcctgtaggtcgctatgagtaggcatTGGcccgaaggcaacgggtttggttttgtttcggTTCTTTTCTCTTAGTATCCTGTTTTTTGCTTCATAGACAAAATATCTTAGTTCTCTGAAGCTACTGATAGTTttccttttggaatttttttttttcctccctgaagTCTGTTTTCTCCAAGTCACTTATGTTTGCTTAGGTTCCTATCTTCGATGTTAAAGGCTTCTCTCAGATCTCAGGCAATCCTTGTCTGTCTGCTCATATGAGGAGGGTGTGAGGAATACGGGCAAAATAGTGGACTGGAAGCTCTGAGCACATAAATGGTACTTCACTGGAGGGAGGTCTGGGtgagtgggttttttttctttttatgtttaggtcctttTCCCTTTTATTTCCTAGAAGGTTACTATATGGAGTATTTGTATACATACTTAATTTTCTGGTTTTCAGTACAGTTTTCAACTGTGTGTTTTACTTTCTCCAGAGACTAACCCTTCAGACTCCTGCTGGGGTGGGTGTGGGGGCGACATTTGCTCAAAGGTAGAGCAGATCTTGACTTTCACCCTCCCTGCTTCCATGGCCACGGTGTTGGCAGCTCCCGAGCCTTCTAAGGATTCTGTGGTGTGAATTGGGTTGTCCTCAGCTTGTCCCCCTGCTGGTTTGAAACTTAGGTTTCTCAGGTCTGCTGTCAGTCACTCAGCTACATGCTCTCCAGCTCCCAAACTTTGGACActtt
This region includes:
- the RNF207 gene encoding RING finger protein 207 translates to MSGALFAAPEGPGALDAASGHPLVCPLCHSQYERPCLLDCFHDFCAGCLRGRASDGRLTCPLCQHQTVVKGPSGLPPVDRLLQFLVDSSADSAEAVRCANCDLECGKQDAETTYFCNTCGQPLCARCRDETHRARMFARHDIVALGQRSRDVLPKCPLHAEPYIMFSTDKKSLLCIRCFRDMQGEGRAHCVDLESAYVQGCERLEQAVLAVKVLQTATREAIALLQAMVEEVRRSAADEEAAIHALFGSMQDKLAERKALLLQAVQSQYEEKDKAFKEQLTHLATLLPTLQVHLVICSSFLSLANKAEFLDLGYELMARLQGIVTRPHRLRPAQSSKIASDHRAEFARCLEPLLLLGPRRAAGAGGGAGTLAGGSGPKVLMGHGCHSSGEKMLRSPVQKPTLHRSMSTKVLLAEGEATPFTDHCRHYEDSYRSLQSEIQNLKDQVQELHRDLTKHHSLIKAEIMADILHKSLQVDTQIALQCASVEAMRTVFEEIWEESYQRVANEQEIYEAQLHDLLQLKQENAYLTTITKQITPYVRSIAKVKERLEPRFQAPADEQLENLQNMYEDSMNDETQARNEPGRTTEKREKASEHKGNNQPLSSLTEEPPLKNKDHHRPKQKNGGDVPTRKELPT